A DNA window from Drosophila sechellia strain sech25 chromosome X, ASM438219v1, whole genome shotgun sequence contains the following coding sequences:
- the LOC116802071 gene encoding uncharacterized protein LOC116802071, whose amino-acid sequence LRFHFIPLFSCQSINHLAPTPSTESHVHGYTDPQIQEAVSLTAARQVVFRAHCCILSYDRRRRSLQRHSTGQSLYLHSSVAKQNKSTGFICNGSPLGWSRSSCSWSWNFSWTGALADSCPSWRRLRSSQATDCLALIIESRHLELGVDHKAIHSQNGYAEFLNGFVGKPKLYLIEIRIEGYLPTSTGLYSLIN is encoded by the coding sequence TTGCGCTTCCATTTCATTCCGCTCTTCAGTTGCCAGTCCATCAATCATTTAGCTCCAACTCCATCTACCGAGTCCCATGTCCACGGATATACCGATCCGCAGATCCAAGAAGCGGTTTCATTAACAGCCGCTCGTCAAGTGGTTTTTCGGGCTCATTGTTGCATTTTGTCCTACGATCGCCGACGGCGCAGCCTTCAAAGGCATTCCACTGGCCAGTCGCTTTATCTGCATTCATCAGTCGCCAAACAAAACAAGTCAACAGGCTTCATTTGTAATGGATCTCCGTTGGGATGGAGCAGATCgagctgcagctggagctggaacTTTAGCTGGACTGGAGCCCTAGCTGACTCCTGCCCAAGTTGGAGGCGGCTGCGCAGTAGTCAGGCCACTGATTGCCTTGCATTAATCATCGAGAGTCGGCACTTGGAGCTGGGAGTGGATCACAAAGCAATACATTCGCAGAACGGATATGCTGAGTTTCTAAATGGTTTCGTAGGTAAACCGAAACTGTATTTAATCGAAATTCGAATTGAAGGTTATTTACCTACAAGTACAGGTCTTTATTCTCTGATTAACTGA